ATTCAAAGCGCTTTTCAAAACCAAGAAAGTAATATCCAAGCTTGGGCGAACGCGATTTATAACACTAATGGGAGTCAGTCGCAAGATATGACGCTTAACACTAACCAAGATTTACGCATCCAATTGAGAGCGAATTTCTACCAGCTCATCAATACCATTAACCAGCAAGTGCCTACAGACATGAACGCTTTAATCAATCAAAGCCAACAAACCCAGCAAACTAGTGGATCAGCGAGCAATAATAACGCATGCGCGGGCGGAACGAATGGGAGTGGTAGTAACTGGTGTTATCAGCAATGGTCAGATTCTAAGGCTTATTACAGCGGGTTACAAAGCGCTTTAGGGTATCAAACACAAGCAACAACTCAAAATGGCAATGGCACGAACAATACCACCTACAATGTCCAACAAATCACGCTCACTAGCGGTGGGTTGCTCAATCAAATTATCACCAATCTTAAGAGCGTTAATGGAGGCAATGGGGGAATCAGTGGAAACGGAAATGGAACCAGTCAAATCAACACAGCCTACCAAATGCTCACAGACGCCAGCGATGGGAAATTAGGGACTTATAGTAGTAGTAATAATAATAGTGGCAGTAATAACGGCTATACGCCATGCAATAGCACCAACGGGAGCAACGGGACGAGTGGGAGCAATTGCTACACCCCTAGCAAACAACAAAACGCCACCACCGCAACCACTAGCGAAACCAACTTGCAAAAAGTCTATAATGACGCCCAAAAAATAGCCAACATTATCGCCAGCTCTGGGAATAATAAAGGCGTTGAAAACGGCTTAAAACAATTCTTTGAAGCGTTAAAAAATAATAGCAACAGTCTCAGTCATTTGTGTAATGGTAGTAGCGGTAGTAGTAGCGCTACTTGCTCCGGTGGGCTTATCAACCTTTTAGGGGCAATCCCCACAAATGGGGTGAGCGATACGAATAATTTAATTAACTTGCTCACTGAATTTATTAAAACCGCCGGGTTTATCCAAAATAATGATAATAATAGCAGTAATGCTAGCCTCACAAGCGCTTTTCAAGCCATTACGAGCGCTATTTCTCAAGGGTTTCAAGCCTTACAAAACGATATTAGCCCTAGTGCGATTTTAACCTTGCTCCAAGAAATCACTTCTAACACCACCACCATTCAGTCATTCTCGCAAACCTTACGGCAGCTTTTAGGGGATAAAACATTCTTTATGGTGCAACAAAAACTCATTGATGCGATGATTAACGCTAGAAATCAGGTTCAAAACGCGCAAAATCAAGCCAATAACTACGGCTCTCAACCCATTTTAAGCCAGTATGCGGCTGCTAAAAGCACCCAACACGGCATGAGCAATGGCTTAGGGGTTGGTTTGGGTTATAAATACTTCTTTGGTAAAGCGAGAAAATTAGGCCTTAGGCATTATTTTTTCTTTGATTACGGCTATAGTGAAATAGGTTTAGCCAATCAAAGCGTGAAAGCGAATATCTTTGCTTATGGGGTAGGCACGGATTTTTTATGGAATTTATTCAGGAGGACTTACAACACTAAAGCGTTGAATTTCGGGCTATTTGCTGGAGTCCAACTGGGTGGCGCAACTTGGCTTAGCTCTTTGAGGCAACAAATCATTGACAATTGGGGGAACGCTAATGACATCCATTCAACGAATTTTCAAGTGGCGCTGAATTTTGGGGTGCGCACCAACTTTGCGGAGTTTAAGCGTTTTGCTAAGAAATTCCACAATCAAGGGGTTATCAGCCAAAAGAGCGTGGAATTTGGGATCAAAGTGCCTCTCATCAATCAAGCGTATTTAAAAAGCGCTGGGGCTGATGTGAGCTACAGAAGGCTTTATACTTTCTATATCAATTACATCATGGGGTTTTAAAAAAGGTGTGTCATGGAAATCTTGCAATTCATCGGCTATGGGAATATGGCTCAAGCGATTTTAGAAGGCTCTCATGAAATTTTATCCAAGCGTTTTATTTTAGAGATTACTGGGCGAAACCCTGAAAAAATCGCCCCCTTTTTGCAAGAAAAAAACATTCAAGCTCAAATCGTGCCTTACAAAAACGCTATTGATATACACCAAAAATTCGTGTTTTTACTTTTTAAGCCTTATAACCTTAAGGATTTTAATTATCAAGGGCAAGCTAAAAGCGTTTTGAGCGCTTTAGCCGGCGTGGGTTTTAAAGCTTTAAGCGATGCGATAAATTCTTTGCATTACCTCAAATGCATGCCCAATATTGCGAGCAAGTTCGCCCTTTCTTCTACAGCGGTGTGCGAAAAATCACCCATGCCTTCAATAAGCCAAAAGGCTTTGAGTATCATTGAGAGTTTTGGGAATTGCGTGCGAGTGGGCAATGAAGAGCAGGTGGATGCTAGCGTGGCGACAAACGGGAGCGCGCTTGCGTTTTTAAGCTTAGTAGCGAGCAGTTTGAAAGACGCCGGTATTAGGGAGGGTCTGAACGCTAAAGATTCTTTAGAATTGGTGAAGATGAGTTTTAAAGGCTTTGCCAAGCTGTTAGAAAAAGAACGCCCCGAGATGATTATAGAGCAAATTTGCACCCCTAAAGGCACAACTATTGAAGGCTTGAGCGTTTTAGAAAAAAAGGGGGTTAGGGGAGTGTTTATCAAAGCATGCCATAAGAGCGTGAAAAAAATGCACCTCTAAAAATTACACTCTTAAAAAATAAGCACGATGCATTTAGACAGGCAGAGTTTAGAAAAAGCCAAGCATTTGATCCAAAGCGGTCTGATTGACACCATAGAAGTGGGCACAATCAAGGGCTTGCAAGAAATCCATCGGTTTTTGTTTGAAGGGTTGTATGAATTTGCTGGGAAAATCAGGGATAAAAACATTGCTAAAGGGAATTTCAGGTTCGCTAGCTGCTTGTATTTGGATTTGATTTTACCCAGAATTGAGAGCATGCCGCAAAGCGATTTCAATCAAATCATAGAAAAATATGTGGGAATGAATATCGCTCACCCTTTTTTAGAGGGTAATGGCAGAACGGCTAGGATATGGGGCTTGATTTATTGCTTAAAAAGGAATTGAAAAAAATCGTGCTTTAAGATAGGATTGATAAAGCCGCTTATTTAAGCGCAATAAAAAGGAGTCCTGTGAATGATTTGGAAATCAAAACGCTTTTAAAAAAGCATTTGAGTTCTAATATTAACGATCCCTTAACTTTCATTAAAGGCATCACGCAGTCGTATTATTATGAAGGGCTTTAAAAAATTCCAAAAAGCATTTTTTCAAATCTTAAAAATACCATTCTTAAAAATTAAAAGCTTTATTTGTCAGCGTTAGAGCGATCTAAAACTGAT
This region of Helicobacter pylori genomic DNA includes:
- a CDS encoding cAMP-induced cell filamentation protein, whose product is MDKAAYLSAIKRSPVNDLEIKTLLKKHLSSNINDPLTFIKGITQSYYYEGL
- the hopL gene encoding Hop family outer membrane protein HopL — its product is MIKKAKKFIPFFLIGSLLAEDNGWYMSVGYQIGGTQQFINNKQLLENQNIINSVTQSAINIAGPTTGLITLSSQSVIDALGYGVSNTVGNQLEGISNILNQIGKRKDFYSSRQISSISQQIIGLKGSSDPLKAHSSQITAKLLSNTQSAFDEGIALSSNIISSINSLNPSNNAKEVKAQLQNTVQSMTELLQQIEHSITKTASTTYAQSLLTNLTDAVNASSNNTIYVSALKNALNTLGVGYFPTTTTTHVVLNPPGQIVFYPTNSILGSTSSNSNNQQQYNNTLLMNTLQGELSANNNPNNLNGCTNQVQCLEQFIQNLAPLAATPTSNNQANQQVQAIAQKLQSIAINTLDNNAINNTTYNLNNLHNALNFQAYESTIEQYNNALKQISWISFTEPKNLLKNTSNNYQIGTVTNNQGQNISAYDCTSATGSLSSDTSSGISCKATSSTSNTSSFDNSLVATSKVQTIGGKEQIGVNSFNLVSQVWSVYNSLKTSEANLQKNANILCANGTQSGTSSCNNASSSGGLSISGNAQLQNILSSTNGTSANAQAKSNASKLKAMVVVNNEEAKTTDSNQSSGATTQSPNNTVMGALNTVLQNVSNFQQSIQSAFQNQESNIQAWANAIYNTNGSQSQDMTLNTNQDLRIQLRANFYQLINTINQQVPTDMNALINQSQQTQQTSGSASNNNACAGGTNGSGSNWCYQQWSDSKAYYSGLQSALGYQTQATTQNGNGTNNTTYNVQQITLTSGGLLNQIITNLKSVNGGNGGISGNGNGTSQINTAYQMLTDASDGKLGTYSSSNNNSGSNNGYTPCNSTNGSNGTSGSNCYTPSKQQNATTATTSETNLQKVYNDAQKIANIIASSGNNKGVENGLKQFFEALKNNSNSLSHLCNGSSGSSSATCSGGLINLLGAIPTNGVSDTNNLINLLTEFIKTAGFIQNNDNNSSNASLTSAFQAITSAISQGFQALQNDISPSAILTLLQEITSNTTTIQSFSQTLRQLLGDKTFFMVQQKLIDAMINARNQVQNAQNQANNYGSQPILSQYAAAKSTQHGMSNGLGVGLGYKYFFGKARKLGLRHYFFFDYGYSEIGLANQSVKANIFAYGVGTDFLWNLFRRTYNTKALNFGLFAGVQLGGATWLSSLRQQIIDNWGNANDIHSTNFQVALNFGVRTNFAEFKRFAKKFHNQGVISQKSVEFGIKVPLINQAYLKSAGADVSYRRLYTFYINYIMGF
- a CDS encoding Fic family protein translates to MHLDRQSLEKAKHLIQSGLIDTIEVGTIKGLQEIHRFLFEGLYEFAGKIRDKNIAKGNFRFASCLYLDLILPRIESMPQSDFNQIIEKYVGMNIAHPFLEGNGRTARIWGLIYCLKRN
- the proC gene encoding pyrroline-5-carboxylate reductase — encoded protein: MEILQFIGYGNMAQAILEGSHEILSKRFILEITGRNPEKIAPFLQEKNIQAQIVPYKNAIDIHQKFVFLLFKPYNLKDFNYQGQAKSVLSALAGVGFKALSDAINSLHYLKCMPNIASKFALSSTAVCEKSPMPSISQKALSIIESFGNCVRVGNEEQVDASVATNGSALAFLSLVASSLKDAGIREGLNAKDSLELVKMSFKGFAKLLEKERPEMIIEQICTPKGTTIEGLSVLEKKGVRGVFIKACHKSVKKMHL